The genomic window CTCGCGCCGCGCGCCACGGACCGCGGGTTCGAGGGGACGATGTGGTCGCAGCAGCAGAAGGATGAGCGCACGCGCCCCGGCCGCCGCGACGCGCTGTACCAGCCACCGCTGGAGGAGGCCCACACGCGTGGCGACTACGAGGGCCGCGTGCGGCGGACCAGCGCCTACACCAAGGCGACCATGCGTCCCGGGGCGACTGCCCTGGCCGTGGGCCTGCTCGCGGGGCTGGGGTTGGCCCTGGCCGGCCGCGCGGGGCTGCTGGGCGCGCCCGGCTGGCGCCGCGACGACGAGCTCTTCGACATCGAGGAAGAGGAGTTCCGCACGGTAGAGGTGCAGCCCGGCGACGAGGTGGGCGCGCGCGCGGGCGACCTGGATGCCACCGCGTCGGAGCTGGAGATGCCCAGCGACGACTACGCCCTGCGCGGCGTGGAAACGCTGCCGAGCGGCGACTACGGCTTCCGCGCCGGCGCGGACCAGGCGTACTGACCAGGTATCGATGGCGGGCCCGCGGCCCTGCTGGGGCGACTGAAGTCGCGGCAACAACGGCCCAAAGTCCGCCTTCGCGGACTGCACGCGCAGTCGAGTGCACGGGATCAGCCGGAACGCGATCGAATTCTCTGCTCCCCCATGGGGTTTATGGGGGAGAGGCCGGGAGAGGGGGGCGGCCGCGGCATGCGGCGAAACCAGTCGAACCTCGATCGAAGTGCTCCCCTCTCCCGCGCGGTTTGCGGGGGAGGGGCCGGGGGAGGGGGACCCAATTCCGTCCGCGCGCTGACGCCTTTGTGGCGCCGTGTATCGCACCTGGTCCAGAGTTCCCGCTAAGCCTTGGAGACGCAGCGAAAAGGGCACAACGTTTGCGCCCATACCGGCACCTCAATCCCGGTTCCGGGCACCTGGCCGAACTCCCTTCGCCGGCCTCGCCCCACCGTGCTCTCTTGCCAGTGAAGCCATGCATCACCAGCCCCACGCTGCCTCCGGACCATACGACAAGCCGGACCTCCTCTGTCTCTGCCATCTCAGCTGGGACTTCGTTTTTCAGCGGCCGCACCACCTGATGAGCCGCTTTGCCCGTGAGCGCCGCGTGTTCTTCTGGCAGGCCCCCGTGTACGACGCGGCGGAGCCGTGGCTGGACGTCAGCACGCGCGAGGACGGGCTGGTGCTCGCGGTGCCGCACCTGCCCTGGCACGGATGGGACGCCAGCGAAGTCATGCTGCGCGAGCTGCTGGACACGTTCATGGCCGAGCAGCGCATCGGCGAGCACGTGGCCTGGTACTACGACCCGCTCGCGATCGGCCACACGCGGCACCTGCAGCCGCTCGCCACCGTCTACGACGTGATGGACGAGCTGAAGTCCTTCAAGTGGGCGCCGGACCACCTGCCGGAGCGTGAGCGCGAGCTGCTGGAGCGCGCCGACCTGGTGTTCACCGGCGGGCGGAGCATCTACGAGGCGCGGGTGGGGCTCCATCCGTCCGTCCACCTGTTCCCCAGCAGCATCGACGCCGCGCACTTCGCCCGCGCGCGGGGCGGCGTGGCAGACCCGGCGGACCAGGCCGGCATTCCGCATCCGCGCATCGGCTACTGCGGCGTGCTCGACGAGCGGCTGGACCTGGAGCTGGTGCGCGGCTTGGCGGCGGCGCGCCCCGACTGGCATCTCGTCTTCGTGGGGCCGGCGGCCAAGCTGGACGAGAACGAGCTGCCGCGCGCGGCCAACATCCACTACCTCGCGGGCAAACCGTACGCGGAGCTGCCCGACTATCTGGGCGGGTGGGACGTGGCCGCGCTCTTCTTTGCCCGCAACGAGCACACGCGGTACATCAGCCCCACCAAGACGCCCGAGTACCTGGCGGCCGGGCTGCCGACGGTGAGCTCGCCCATCGTGGACGTCGTCCGCACCTGGGGAAGCACGGGGCTGGTGCGCGTCGCCGGGACCGTGGACGAGTGGGTGCAGGCCATCGAATCTGCCCTGGCGGAAACGGATCGCCGGGGCTGGCTGGAGCGGGTGGACGAGGAGCTGGCGAAGACCTCGTGGGACCGCACGTGGCGGGAGATGAGCGAGATGATGGACGAGGTGCTGGAGCAGCGGACGTTCTCCGGGGGCGACGAGTGGGATGCGCTGGAGAGCGAAGTTCAGGGGCTGATGGCTTCCGCGGGGGATTGATGTTCGACTACCTGATCGTCGGGGCGGGGTTCGCGGGGAGCGTATTGGCCGAGCGGCTGGCCGCGGGCGCGGGAAAGCGGGTTCTGGTCGTCGACAAGCGCAACCACATCGGCGGCAACGCGTACGACCACTACGACGACGCGGGCATCCTCGTGCATCGCTACGGGCCGCACATCTTTCACACCAACTCGCGCGAGGTGTGGGACTACCTGGGCCGCTTCACGGAGTGGCGCCCCTACGAGCACCGGGTGCGCGCCAGCGTCGACGGCATGCTCGTGCCCATGCCCATCAACCTCGACACCATCAACTCGCTGTACGGGCTGTCGCTCACCGCCTTCCAGGTGGACGAGTTCTTCAAGTCCGTGGCGGAGCCGGTGGACGAGGTGCGCACGTCGGAGGACGTGGTGGTCGGCAAGGTGGGGCGCGAGCTGTACGAGAAGTTCTTCCGCAACTACACGCGCAAGCAGTGGGGGATGGATCCGTCGGAGCTGGACGCCCAGGTGACCGCGCGCGTGCCCACGCGTACCAGCCGCGACGACCGCTACTTCACGGACACCTACCAGGCCATGCCGTTGCACGGGTACACCCGTATGTTCGAGAACATGCTGGCGCACCCCAACATCAAGGTGATGCTGAACACGGACTTCCGTGAGGTGGAGGGGCAGATTCCGTACGGCGAGGTGATCTACACGGGCCCCATCGACGAGTACTTCGACTTCCGGTTCGGCAAGCTTCCGTACCGCTCGCTCACGTTCCGCCACCAGACGTTGAACCAGGAGCGGTACCAGCCGGCGGCGGTGGTCAACTATCCCAACGAGCACCCGTACACGCGGATCACGGAGTTCAAGTACCTCACGGGCCAGGAGCATCCCAAGACGAGCATCGTCTTCGAATATCCCGGCGACGAGGGCGACCCGTACTACCCCATTCCGCGGCCGGAGAACGCCGAGCTGTACCGCCGGTATCGCGAGCTGGCGGAGGAGACGCAGGGGGTGTGGTTCGTGGGCCGCCTGGCGACGTACCGCTACTACAACATGGACCAGGTGGTGGCGCAGGCGCTGACGACCTACAAGAAGATCACGGGCGCGAAGGCCGCGCGTCCCACCACCCGGCACCCCGAACTCGCGGGGACCTGAGCGTCATCCCCCGCGGCTGACGGCCCAAAACGTCAGCGGGCGTCCCTGTCCAGCGCTGCGCTGGACGGGGGACGCGCGGGCGGGCGCCCGCGCCTCTCTTCCGTACATCCGCTTGCCGTGGAACAACTTGCGGAATCCGGAGTGTTTGGTTACGGTAGATACCCGTCACCGCCCAGCATCCCTCCTCCTCGATGTGTCCATGCCGACCCCTTTGAGACGTGCGCTCGCTCTCACCGCGCTGCTTGGCGCCGCCAGCGCCTGCGATTTGGGCACTGGGAGCGGCGAGCGGTTCACGGCGACGCTGCTGTCGTTCGATGGAGGGGGTGTGGCCGAGCCGTTTTCCCTGAACAACTCGAGCATTCTGCGGCCGCTCGTGCTTACGGGCGACACCGCGCGCTTCCGGCCGTACGCCGCGCGGTGCTCCGGGGTGCGGGTCGGCGGGCGAGTGGATGAAACCACGGTCGGCTGTGAGATCGTCCCGGCTCCATCCGTGATCCGCTGGTCGAGCAGCAACTCCGCGGTCGCTGAGGTGGAGCCGTCGTCGGGGCTGATTCGCGCCACGGGGATCGGCACGGTGACCATTCGCGCGGATGCGGACGGGTACGTCACCGACCACGCCTCCATTGGATTCCAGTCGGAAGACCTCAGCGCCATCCGGACCATCGAGGTGCGGCAGGTGGCGCGCATCGTGATCGCCGCCGATTCCGCTTCGCGCGTCGGCTGCGGCGTGGGCCAGTGTCCGGTCCCCGTCGATGTGGCGCCGGGGTCCGGGCGCGTCCGAATGGCACCGGGCGACGTTCACTTCTACTCGGTCAAGCAGGTGATCGACACGAACGACAACGACATTCTCTCGAAGATCGACACCCGCAAGGGGCGTTTCGTGTGGGCCAGCTCCGGGCCCGGGCTGACGGTGATGGTCGCTGATGGGATCCTCAGCGTTCAGGGGCGTTCCGTCGCGATGGCGCGCGGCCTCTACGAGGTTTCGGTATTCGCCGGCGGGCGGCGCGGGGCGCTGGTCGCCGAAGTCGACGGGCCTCGGTGAGAGTCGTTCAACGCATCCCCGGCGTCGCCGCTCGCGATCGGCGGCTTCGTGGTCTCATCCGCCGCAGCTGACGACCAGGCATCCGGGAAGGCTGAGGACGAGCAGGAGCAGGGCGGCGCGGGCGATCGTGCGCATCTCGTTTTCTCCGAGGTAATGGTTCGAGCGCGCCATCGAGCAAGTTGCCCGCCAGCTGAACAGCAGGTTTCACGCGGAGGCGCGGAGGAACGGAAGAGCCGCGGAGGAGCACGATGCCCTCCGCGGCTCTCTTTTCGCTCCGCGCCTCCGCGTGAAATCATCCCGTCGTCAGACGCCCGCCAGCTCCGGCTCGCGCACCTGCTTAGGGGCGATGGCGGTGACGGGAACGGTGCGGACCGCGATCTCTGGCGCGAGCAGCTTGTACATCACCGGCGTCACCAGCCGCGCCAGGATGGTGGACGACACCAGGCCGCCGATGATCACCCAAGCCAGCGGCGAGTAGAGCGACGAGCCTTCCACCGCCAGCGGCAGCAGCCCGCCGATGGCCGTCAGCGTCGTCAGCACGATGGGGACGAACCTGACCTCGCCCGCCTGCTGGATGGCATCCACCAGCGGCACCCCCTCCTCGCGCAGCTGGTTGGTGAAATCCACCAGCAGAATGCTCGTCTTGATCTCGATGCCGATCAGCGCCACGAACCCGATCACCGCCGTGAACGAGAGCGTGTTCCCCGTCAGCCAGAGCGCCGCGATGCCGCCCACGAAGCCCAGCGGAATCACCGACGCCACGATCAGCGTGCTGCGGAAGGTGCGGAACTCCAGCACCAGGATGGCCAGGATCATGAACACCGCCACGATCACCGC from Longimicrobium sp. includes these protein-coding regions:
- the glf gene encoding UDP-galactopyranose mutase, producing MFDYLIVGAGFAGSVLAERLAAGAGKRVLVVDKRNHIGGNAYDHYDDAGILVHRYGPHIFHTNSREVWDYLGRFTEWRPYEHRVRASVDGMLVPMPINLDTINSLYGLSLTAFQVDEFFKSVAEPVDEVRTSEDVVVGKVGRELYEKFFRNYTRKQWGMDPSELDAQVTARVPTRTSRDDRYFTDTYQAMPLHGYTRMFENMLAHPNIKVMLNTDFREVEGQIPYGEVIYTGPIDEYFDFRFGKLPYRSLTFRHQTLNQERYQPAAVVNYPNEHPYTRITEFKYLTGQEHPKTSIVFEYPGDEGDPYYPIPRPENAELYRRYRELAEETQGVWFVGRLATYRYYNMDQVVAQALTTYKKITGAKAARPTTRHPELAGT
- a CDS encoding glycosyltransferase; amino-acid sequence: MSRFARERRVFFWQAPVYDAAEPWLDVSTREDGLVLAVPHLPWHGWDASEVMLRELLDTFMAEQRIGEHVAWYYDPLAIGHTRHLQPLATVYDVMDELKSFKWAPDHLPERERELLERADLVFTGGRSIYEARVGLHPSVHLFPSSIDAAHFARARGGVADPADQAGIPHPRIGYCGVLDERLDLELVRGLAAARPDWHLVFVGPAAKLDENELPRAANIHYLAGKPYAELPDYLGGWDVAALFFARNEHTRYISPTKTPEYLAAGLPTVSSPIVDVVRTWGSTGLVRVAGTVDEWVQAIESALAETDRRGWLERVDEELAKTSWDRTWREMSEMMDEVLEQRTFSGGDEWDALESEVQGLMASAGD